The DNA segment GCTCATTGAAAGTTCCTGAATTCCAAAACGCCTGATATTTCCCGCCGTTTCTTTTGCTGATTTTTGTGCCATTCTTTTAAACCAGTCCATGTCGGAATAGACCACGCCCGTTCCTGCATATGTCATTCCGGTTTCTTTCTTTTTCTTCATTATTTACCTCCGTACTGTATTTCAAGGCCATTTCCTTGATATAAAGAGATTATCATAAAGTTGGAATTGGTCAAGAAAAAATGATCCGGACATAAAAAAATCCCCGATTCATTTTCAGGGATATGCTTTTCATTTCACCTCCTAAGTTTTCAATTCTTTATTTCGTTTTCGATGCACCACGCATATGCGTTTTGCAACATTTTCATCCATGGACTGGCCTCCAGATCTTTCCAGTCTTCCGGCATCCACGGCCAATGCTGCAAAAGGAATGTACGATCCACCGCATGCCCCATCATGGCAAGATGCCTGCCATCAGGCGTGCATAGCGCGGTCATTCCCCTGGGACTGCCATTGCAATTGAGCGGATACTCTTCCGTGATCCTGCCCTTTTCATCCACGAATCTGAGCGGCGCCAATCCTTGCTTTTCGATAAGTTCCAGTAATTCCTTATCCGGGAAAAATAGCCGGCCTTCGCCATGCGCATTCCATATTCCAAATCTCGAACCCTCCATGCCTCTGAACATTATCGCGGGACTTGGGAGGATCTCGACCGTTGAGAACCTCGATTCGAAGCGCTGAGATCTGTTGCCGACGAATCTGGGCTGTTTTTCATCAGGTATTCCCTGCCATGGAACCCATCCTATGAGGGGCATCAGCTGGCATCCGTTGCAGATTCCAAGTGAAAAGGTGTCGGATCGCCTGTAGAATTCTTCAAACTGCGCTTTCAGCCCGGGATTAAACTTTATCACAGCTGCCCAGCCCCTCGCCGCGCCGAGAACGTCTCCGAAGGTGAAGCCACCGACGAATATTATCCCTCTGAAATCTCTGAGATTCGCGCGTCCTTCGGCAAGGTCGCTCATAGCCACATCTACGGCATCAAATCCTGCGAGCCATGCTGACTCTGCGGCTTCTCTGTCGCCATTACTTCCTTCTTCCCGGATGATGGCGATCTTCGGCCTGTTCTTTTTTCTCCTTAGAGAAGCTGGCGTCTTTTTCGGTTCAAATGTCAGCCTGTATGGAGGCGGAGTGACCAGCCTTCTGTTGACGATCGCTTCTTCGCGGACGCATTCGGGATTCGCCTGCAGCATTTCTATTGCCGTGCTGGTTTCTTCCCAGATGTGCCGGAGCGCCGTCATCTCTTCATCCAAAACCAAAGTTCCATTGTGCCTCACTTTGATCCTGCCGCCGTATTCCGTCACGAAGCCGATCACCTGCGCCGGTATTCCTTTGGCCTTGAAAAGCTTCATCACTTCATCCGGATCACTGCATTCGATCACCAGTCCCGGTTCTTCGGCAAAAAACGTTTCAAGCGGTCCGCTGCCGTTGTATATGGAAATATCCAACCCTACGTTTCCCGCAAAGGCCATTTCCGCAATTGTGACAATCCGTCCGCCGTCGCTCACATCGTGGATGGAGCTTATAAGATCCTTTCCGATCGATCTTTGCACCGCCTTGAATGTCTTCTTAAGCAGTTCAAAATCCGTAAGATCCGGACACTCATCGCCCAATTGCTCGAGGACCTGTGCCAGGATCGAACCGCCGAGGCGATTCTTGCCTTTTCCCAGATCCACAAGGATCAGCGTATTTCCCGGTTTCTTGATGTCTGCGGTAATGCTTCTTGTTGCATACTTCATTGGCGCGAAAGCCGAGATGATCGATTGGCCCGGAGCCGGTATCGTTTTCTTGGTGATCCCGTCCAGCAATTCAACTATGGCAGCCATGGAAAGGCTGTCCTTGCCTCCGATGATCGCCTGATGCAATTTTTCCAGCATTTCATCCAGGGAATCGATCGCATCGCAAAGCCATGCTCCTTCACCCGGAAGTTTCGCCGCGAGCATCCAATTGGCGAGGAATTTGATATCCTCGAATCTGGTGATCTTCGCTCCGCACAAGTTGAGAATGGCTTCTGCGACAGCCAGCCTCACCATCGCCTCAGGCGAAATGAGCCCCTTGATGGGCTGTTCGCCAATACTTATGGCCACGCCCCTATTATCCAAAACGCTCTGGACTATAGCCGCGTGATCGCTGAGCGGCAGATGATTCGGCCCGATGCATTGCTGCCTGGTAACTTTCGCGGTAACGCAACGATCGACCTTTCTTGTCAGGAATCCCTTGGAACAAACCGACGGATGACGCAAAACCAAGTTGAATGCTTCAAACACGGTCATATCCTCCGGAATCTCCAGAGGCCTCAAGTCTTTCGGAATTCTCCGGAAATCGAATTTCTTCTGCGGAAGATCGCTCAGAATCTTATCTAGCGGCAGATTTACGGGAGTCGAACCGTCAGTCTCGTCATAGAGAATGATCATTCCATCACCCGTGATCTCGCCTATAACAGCACACGGAACTTTCTCACGCTTCGAGATCTCCATAATGACGGGCAGGTCTTCCGGCCATATCAGAATGCCATATCGTTCCTGGGATTCATTGCCCCAATTCTCAAGAATTGACAGGCTTACGTCGCCTATTGGAATAGAACGCACTCTAATTATCGCTCCGGCCGGATCAACAAGCTCTGTAATGGCATTGCAATTTCCTCCCGCGCCTTCGTCCTGTATCACGATGATCGGATTTTTGTCCCCGAGCTCGACGCAAGCTTTTATCAGCCTGTTTACGCGCTGTTCCATTTCCGCATCTCCGCGCTGTACGGCGTTGAAATCCAGATGTATGGCATTCTGTCCCTGTATCATCGAACTTGCCGCCGATCCGCCCA comes from the Candidatus Paceibacterota bacterium genome and includes:
- the purL gene encoding phosphoribosylformylglycinamidine synthase, with the translated sequence MIQKFYRRFFDPGKIGQILLDGSKRPAWDLKKMMTEWCFYVETKAPLSKKETGVLEYILGATYEPFNFSRESFVSECPTVLEAGPRLNFETAWSTRAVNICRDCTLEKVTRLEYSTRLGIPVRMTGEEEEKFLAMFYDRMTQARYPKPLESFESGLKPAPVRIIPLIEKGIKELVAINIELGLGMDEQDITMCYNLFVNVLHRDPTDVELFQLAAGTFSEHARHNLFNGEISIDGMPLGHSLMDAIKAPWKRNPGNAVVAFKGSVIRGGKVRTLLPIDPTTVSSFSPFIQLCHQVVTAETHNYPTGIAPFFGAETGIGGMIRDKKVGAGRGGIAGAVFAGYCSGSLFIPNYILPWEKRYWIHPENLATGLEIMIGASNGTSAYGNCIGTPVIGGVTRTYESEDRSWIKPIMWVGGVGGVIDVHIEKGKPKKGMLVVHLGGPGYRIGMGGSAASSMIQGQNAIHLDFNAVQRGDAEMEQRVNRLIKACVELGDKNPIIVIQDEGAGGNCNAITELVDPAGAIIRVRSIPIGDVSLSILENWGNESQERYGILIWPEDLPVIMEISKREKVPCAVIGEITGDGMIILYDETDGSTPVNLPLDKILSDLPQKKFDFRRIPKDLRPLEIPEDMTVFEAFNLVLRHPSVCSKGFLTRKVDRCVTAKVTRQQCIGPNHLPLSDHAAIVQSVLDNRGVAISIGEQPIKGLISPEAMVRLAVAEAILNLCGAKITRFEDIKFLANWMLAAKLPGEGAWLCDAIDSLDEMLEKLHQAIIGGKDSLSMAAIVELLDGITKKTIPAPGQSIISAFAPMKYATRSITADIKKPGNTLILVDLGKGKNRLGGSILAQVLEQLGDECPDLTDFELLKKTFKAVQRSIGKDLISSIHDVSDGGRIVTIAEMAFAGNVGLDISIYNGSGPLETFFAEEPGLVIECSDPDEVMKLFKAKGIPAQVIGFVTEYGGRIKVRHNGTLVLDEEMTALRHIWEETSTAIEMLQANPECVREEAIVNRRLVTPPPYRLTFEPKKTPASLRRKKNRPKIAIIREEGSNGDREAAESAWLAGFDAVDVAMSDLAEGRANLRDFRGIIFVGGFTFGDVLGAARGWAAVIKFNPGLKAQFEEFYRRSDTFSLGICNGCQLMPLIGWVPWQGIPDEKQPRFVGNRSQRFESRFSTVEILPSPAIMFRGMEGSRFGIWNAHGEGRLFFPDKELLELIEKQGLAPLRFVDEKGRITEEYPLNCNGSPRGMTALCTPDGRHLAMMGHAVDRTFLLQHWPWMPEDWKDLEASPWMKMLQNAYAWCIENEIKN